A window of Pirellula sp. SH-Sr6A contains these coding sequences:
- a CDS encoding class I SAM-dependent methyltransferase — MNYRCTQEESRNRYLATYDDTEAAKYDSWIASMTDTDHNACVADLKALVTFSKNMKVLDAGSGTGGMCLALVRIPELRITALEPCVPMARLLKSKPELCDVTTVQGFCDHEDDKSHFDPESFDLIVSRLLTNCLFDPLAAFRSWQWWLRPGGKVVVMDGLFDRDAWTGRWDGMVDSLPLSACRTIAAVPYLLEQCGFQIEHVGFMEATNALPSTRTKRYMVVATKPLIG; from the coding sequence TTGAACTACCGTTGTACACAGGAAGAATCTCGAAATCGTTATCTGGCGACATACGACGACACGGAGGCGGCCAAGTACGATTCGTGGATCGCGAGCATGACGGACACGGATCACAACGCTTGTGTCGCTGACCTTAAAGCCTTGGTGACATTTTCCAAAAACATGAAGGTGCTCGATGCAGGAAGTGGAACGGGCGGCATGTGTCTTGCGTTGGTTCGGATTCCTGAACTGCGTATCACGGCACTGGAACCCTGCGTTCCGATGGCACGATTGCTGAAGTCTAAACCTGAATTGTGCGACGTTACCACCGTTCAGGGGTTCTGTGATCATGAGGATGACAAGTCGCATTTCGACCCAGAATCGTTCGATTTGATTGTTTCGCGTCTTCTTACGAATTGCCTTTTCGATCCCTTGGCCGCTTTCCGCAGCTGGCAGTGGTGGCTTCGACCAGGCGGGAAAGTTGTTGTGATGGATGGCCTTTTCGATCGAGATGCTTGGACTGGCAGATGGGATGGAATGGTCGATTCGCTACCTCTATCGGCTTGCAGAACGATAGCGGCTGTCCCCTATCTGCTTGAACAGTGCGGATTTCAAATTGAACACGTGGGATTTATGGAGGCCACGAATGCACTGCCATCCACGCGAACGAAGCGCTATATGGTCGTAGCGACAAAACCGCTGATTGGATAG
- a CDS encoding DUF1559 domain-containing protein, with protein MLEILVCIALLCLLSGLVLMGVSAARESSRRLQCQNTMRQNMLSLVDVIHRNSGKIPRWSCVEINPAWPGQEKMSAGPLAMMAIEQGIPLWSRGQRVWVDPKTGDPESYPPPNLRCPSNESHRQSTRLSFGVDTSFDFKKPKDVTNIIFRRNHHPELLLSGVSDGLSYTAAISERIPIEEDLSRSSSLALTDAADSFSEMSTYCEGSFNAGYVFRSIWPNWWDVTVYESAYNHSRSPNSKDVDCISVRSGRDFLIEGAIISARSGHRGGVNVGMLDASIHFVSDGIDISTWRSLATHDSGDIVGDF; from the coding sequence ATGCTGGAGATATTAGTTTGCATCGCCCTCCTTTGTCTGTTAAGCGGTCTGGTGTTGATGGGTGTTAGCGCGGCGCGTGAATCGTCTCGCAGACTCCAATGCCAGAATACCATGCGACAAAATATGCTGTCGCTTGTCGACGTCATTCATCGCAACTCTGGCAAGATCCCAAGATGGTCCTGTGTGGAGATCAATCCCGCTTGGCCTGGCCAAGAAAAAATGAGTGCTGGTCCATTGGCGATGATGGCAATCGAGCAGGGGATACCGCTTTGGTCCCGAGGGCAAAGAGTTTGGGTCGATCCCAAGACGGGTGATCCTGAATCATACCCACCGCCAAATCTTCGCTGCCCTTCCAACGAAAGTCATCGCCAAAGTACACGCTTAAGTTTTGGCGTTGATACAAGTTTCGATTTCAAAAAGCCTAAGGATGTCACAAATATCATTTTCAGAAGAAATCACCACCCCGAATTACTACTATCCGGCGTGAGTGACGGGCTGAGCTACACTGCAGCGATTTCGGAGCGAATCCCGATTGAGGAGGATTTATCGAGGTCAAGTTCACTAGCGCTCACGGACGCGGCGGACAGTTTTTCGGAGATGTCGACTTATTGCGAGGGATCGTTCAACGCTGGATATGTATTTAGAAGTATTTGGCCCAACTGGTGGGATGTGACTGTATATGAATCCGCATACAATCATAGCCGTTCACCCAATTCAAAGGACGTTGACTGTATCTCAGTGCGCAGCGGACGCGATTTTCTGATTGAAGGCGCCATCATATCCGCAAGAAGCGGGCATCGTGGCGGCGTCAACGTGGGGATGCTTGATGCCTCCATCCATTTTGTCTCCGATGGTATCGACATATCCACGTGGCGTTCACTCGCCACCCATGACTCCGGCGACATCGTCGGGGATTTCTGA
- a CDS encoding cysteine peptidase family C39 domain-containing protein, whose amino-acid sequence MTSLFTRVCPFIVVIALSLYTNPNAFADTRGSECLYLALRVMKPAETPRSFKQFQQLLGKSPKGGYSLTELDALAQKNGLFTALLNGGSDQLETLTANRLAILHIAHDGDPGHFALCTTMNQQVASLFDPLGDLKNVSRARLGKLWTGKGLVLSDSPIDLRSGQSASRVPLYISLVTAIFIASALVFWRLRK is encoded by the coding sequence ATGACGTCGTTGTTCACGCGAGTTTGCCCATTCATCGTCGTGATCGCTCTGAGTTTGTACACGAACCCAAATGCGTTTGCTGATACTCGTGGTTCCGAGTGTCTTTATCTCGCGTTACGTGTTATGAAGCCTGCGGAAACCCCGCGCTCGTTCAAACAGTTCCAACAGCTGCTGGGAAAATCGCCGAAAGGTGGCTACTCCTTGACGGAGCTAGATGCATTGGCGCAAAAGAATGGCCTCTTTACTGCGTTGCTGAATGGCGGTAGTGATCAACTCGAGACATTAACCGCAAACCGTTTAGCGATTCTCCATATCGCCCATGATGGAGATCCTGGGCATTTTGCTTTGTGCACGACGATGAATCAACAGGTAGCTTCTTTGTTCGATCCTTTGGGGGATTTGAAGAATGTGTCGAGAGCTCGCCTCGGGAAACTCTGGACAGGAAAGGGGCTTGTGCTCAGCGATTCACCCATCGACTTGCGTTCAGGTCAGAGCGCATCGCGGGTCCCTTTGTACATTTCGCTTGTCACGGCGATTTTCATTGCTTCTGCCCTGGTATTCTGGAGGTTAAGGAAATGA
- a CDS encoding transposase, with protein sequence MRRHSLYSLGTNACSESTNRKIMSIKGRASGVRNVANFNRATLFYWMD encoded by the coding sequence ATGCGTCGTCACTCTCTGTACTCCTTGGGCACTAATGCTTGCTCGGAAAGTACCAACAGGAAGATCATGTCGATCAAAGGACGAGCAAGCGGCGTTCGAAATGTCGCGAACTTCAACAGAGCCACCTTGTTCTACTGGATGGACTAG
- a CDS encoding DUF1552 domain-containing protein produces the protein MTKRTIIDRRTCLRGVGAALALPLLDSMGWVEASVKSGVKPPVRLGFMYMPHGVIMDQFWPTDADSYLTSPPPALEALRPVLDQCLMMKGISGVPNGPFKGAPHALELSTWLTAALPDADHRDVISISISADQIAAGVLGAFTSLPSLELATMPQTWKENQAGLNEAYYSHCSFRSPTQAVPAEINPRNVLNRLFDRREQNSESASGGISPLDRSMLDLVLSGARDLRRTLAPTDQKKLDEYLDSVRSVERRIAAIEFRQKEAALEKAGVRSSRRDDPDSPPIEIKIPEGDKRSEYMQVMCDLNVLAFQTDTTRVCTYIGSTPNGVSYPELGFTDKHHSTTHHNNDPEMVRKVAAITAFNIEQFAYMIKKMHSLREADGTLLDHCIMMWGSGLEDGDRHTRDNLPFIVAGRGGGSIKTGRYLPDIKGNQGDLLTTLLACAGVPVDRPVGIATKQIKEIFAHS, from the coding sequence ATGACGAAGCGCACCATTATCGATCGACGTACCTGCCTTCGCGGCGTGGGTGCTGCACTCGCTCTCCCCTTATTGGATTCGATGGGATGGGTAGAGGCGAGCGTGAAGAGCGGGGTGAAACCGCCGGTGCGTTTAGGGTTCATGTATATGCCCCATGGGGTGATCATGGATCAATTCTGGCCCACCGACGCGGATAGTTACCTGACATCTCCTCCCCCGGCGCTCGAAGCCCTTCGCCCGGTACTCGATCAGTGCTTGATGATGAAGGGTATATCGGGCGTTCCGAATGGTCCGTTCAAGGGTGCACCGCATGCGTTGGAGCTATCGACCTGGCTTACCGCAGCGTTACCGGACGCAGACCACCGCGATGTAATCAGTATTTCGATCTCCGCGGATCAGATTGCTGCCGGCGTACTTGGCGCCTTCACGTCATTGCCTTCGCTCGAATTGGCGACGATGCCACAAACCTGGAAGGAAAACCAAGCGGGTCTCAACGAGGCTTACTATTCGCACTGCAGTTTTCGTTCACCCACCCAAGCGGTTCCAGCCGAGATCAATCCCCGCAATGTATTGAATCGATTATTCGACCGACGGGAGCAAAACAGCGAGAGTGCTTCAGGGGGGATTAGCCCTTTAGATCGAAGCATGTTGGATTTGGTTCTCAGCGGCGCACGGGATCTACGGCGCACACTAGCCCCGACCGACCAGAAGAAGCTAGATGAGTATCTCGACAGTGTTCGGTCGGTTGAAAGACGGATTGCGGCCATCGAGTTTCGTCAAAAGGAGGCTGCACTCGAGAAAGCGGGCGTGCGGTCCAGTCGCCGCGACGATCCCGATTCTCCGCCTATTGAGATCAAGATTCCAGAAGGAGATAAGCGAAGTGAGTACATGCAAGTTATGTGCGACCTGAATGTATTGGCCTTTCAAACGGACACCACGCGTGTCTGTACCTACATCGGATCGACACCAAACGGCGTCTCCTATCCAGAGCTCGGGTTCACCGACAAACACCATTCGACGACTCACCACAACAATGATCCCGAAATGGTCCGCAAAGTCGCCGCGATTACCGCATTCAACATCGAGCAGTTCGCCTACATGATTAAGAAAATGCACAGCCTTCGCGAAGCGGATGGAACTCTCTTGGACCATTGCATCATGATGTGGGGTTCGGGGCTCGAGGATGGTGACCGGCATACCCGAGATAATCTGCCGTTCATCGTCGCAGGGCGAGGCGGGGGCTCTATAAAGACAGGTCGTTATCTTCCTGATATCAAGGGAAATCAGGGGGATTTACTGACCACCCTGCTGGCTTGCGCGGGAGTACCCGTAGACCGCCCCGTCGGGATTGCGACCAAACAGATTAAAGAAATCTTTGCCCATTCGTAA
- a CDS encoding DUF1592 domain-containing protein has translation MLTKSLLERQSIERCSRIFASLLILSLAWDFGGSKTCQGQSNADKASVERKALADKFFKKHVSPFIKDYCLECHQNRRPTEAGLSFTPALDTPGHAAFSEKWKKAGARVKAHDMPPADSKQPTDEERQRFSEWMEKVKYLSTKDPGPFVIRRLTKTEYANTLRDLFGVAPKIADALPDEVNGEGYLNSLSPLQIEQYLSITEQVLNAIVAPDHSPPTEWQERMFGPTPESMQDYSVNAKEVAQVLAKRIYRRPPTELELDVLVNVFELGRRNELTYSGALRLMLKAMLVSPQFLFITPSSAVEGPSEIVRLDDYQLASRLSYFLWGTMPDEELLSLAGSGTLHDPAMINTQVARMIADPRSRALFDGFGAQWLGVGDLKTKTFDPIKFPEMTEETQTAMYEEVRLFFERAVRENHSIDRLIDSEDAFLNESLATLYGREGEIRGSALRSVPLNDKRRGGILGMPGVLAATSFPNRTSPVHRGVWVLEQLLGEEVPSAPPDVPLLDKQDQPSIANRTLRERFELHRADPNCATCHRLMDPIGFGLENFDAIGRWRERDENGEPIDATGELPDGSRFSNPLELKAMIVGRRHDVCRNLVKEMLSYALCRKLQGYDEIVLDELMRDIAQDGYRMQTIVTAVVTSYPFTHRRTK, from the coding sequence ATGTTGACAAAGTCCCTCCTTGAACGGCAAAGCATCGAGCGGTGCTCCCGAATATTTGCCAGCCTGCTGATCCTGTCTCTCGCCTGGGATTTTGGTGGGTCCAAAACGTGCCAGGGTCAATCCAATGCCGACAAAGCATCGGTTGAACGCAAAGCCCTAGCTGATAAGTTTTTCAAAAAACATGTCAGCCCGTTCATCAAGGATTACTGTCTAGAGTGTCACCAAAACCGTCGCCCCACGGAGGCTGGTCTCAGCTTCACACCAGCTCTCGACACGCCAGGTCATGCGGCCTTTAGCGAGAAATGGAAGAAAGCTGGTGCGAGGGTCAAAGCGCACGATATGCCACCCGCTGACTCCAAGCAACCGACCGATGAAGAGCGTCAAAGATTCTCGGAGTGGATGGAAAAGGTCAAATACCTTAGTACGAAGGATCCAGGTCCATTTGTTATTCGTCGCTTGACCAAGACCGAATACGCCAACACCCTTCGCGACTTGTTCGGGGTCGCCCCCAAGATCGCCGACGCGCTACCCGACGAAGTCAACGGGGAAGGTTATCTCAATTCGCTATCGCCGCTTCAAATCGAACAGTACCTCTCAATCACAGAGCAAGTATTGAATGCGATAGTGGCTCCCGATCATTCGCCACCCACGGAATGGCAAGAACGCATGTTCGGGCCTACTCCCGAGTCCATGCAGGACTATTCGGTCAATGCCAAGGAGGTCGCACAGGTCCTCGCAAAGAGGATTTATCGAAGGCCACCCACCGAACTAGAGCTTGATGTGCTCGTGAATGTTTTTGAACTGGGACGGCGAAACGAACTTACCTACTCCGGCGCTTTGCGTTTGATGTTGAAGGCGATGCTCGTATCTCCCCAGTTCCTCTTCATCACTCCCTCCAGCGCAGTGGAAGGACCGAGTGAAATCGTTCGATTGGACGATTACCAGTTGGCCTCGCGTTTATCCTATTTTCTATGGGGAACCATGCCAGACGAGGAGTTGTTGTCGTTGGCGGGTTCAGGAACGCTTCATGATCCGGCGATGATCAATACGCAGGTTGCACGCATGATTGCGGATCCACGCTCGCGAGCCTTGTTCGACGGCTTTGGAGCGCAATGGCTTGGAGTCGGGGACTTGAAAACAAAGACATTCGATCCGATCAAGTTCCCTGAAATGACCGAAGAGACACAAACAGCCATGTACGAAGAAGTCCGTTTGTTCTTTGAGAGGGCAGTGCGAGAGAACCATAGCATCGATCGCTTGATTGACAGTGAGGACGCGTTCCTCAATGAGAGCTTGGCTACCCTCTACGGCAGGGAAGGGGAAATTCGGGGAAGCGCATTGCGCAGCGTACCGTTGAACGATAAGAGACGCGGTGGCATTTTAGGGATGCCGGGCGTGCTCGCTGCTACCTCCTTTCCCAATCGTACAAGTCCCGTTCATCGTGGAGTGTGGGTTCTCGAGCAACTCCTCGGGGAGGAAGTCCCCTCCGCACCGCCGGATGTCCCGTTATTGGATAAGCAAGATCAACCGTCGATTGCCAATCGGACCTTGCGCGAGCGATTTGAGCTTCATCGCGCCGATCCCAACTGCGCTACTTGCCATCGATTGATGGACCCGATTGGGTTTGGATTAGAGAATTTTGATGCCATCGGTCGCTGGCGGGAACGCGACGAGAACGGGGAGCCGATCGACGCGACCGGGGAACTACCGGATGGAAGTCGATTTTCGAATCCGCTGGAACTAAAAGCGATGATCGTCGGGCGACGGCACGACGTTTGTCGAAACTTGGTAAAGGAAATGTTATCGTATGCGTTATGCCGAAAACTGCAGGGCTACGACGAAATCGTACTGGACGAGTTGATGCGAGACATTGCGCAGGATGGTTATCGAATGCAAACGATTGTGACTGCGGTTGTGACCAGCTACCCCTTCACCCACCGTCGCACCAAGTAG
- a CDS encoding putative bifunctional diguanylate cyclase/phosphodiesterase, whose amino-acid sequence MLATKTYSHRVLIVDDNPSIHDDFMKVFGEQPTELPDLEDFDPDDPMGFENGAEGTTSALRFVSAHQGQEAIELVRTASQNGDPFSLAFVDMRMPPGMDGLETVAKLWEIDPELQIVICTAYSDHSWEDAIKVLGRTHNLLILKKPFDDVEVLQMAEALTCKWAASREAGIKQWQLEELVRERTAELERAALHDALTGLANRLKFNDRLAASLRSCQVSSEPVAVMIIDLDEFKYINDTLGHPAGDDLIRVIAQRLTSVIGTHGLVARYGGDEFAIILDSIPKGRCIESYINALQEAISEQVFLEGSPYRVSSSLGIAVAPGDGTDSSELICNADIALYRAKGEGRDCARFFEPGMDDQLHQHRQWELMLREAIEMNQFQLHYQPLVSPDLTRINSFEALLRWQHPELGLIPPDRFIPLAEETKLITSIGEWVLRQACRDAMTWPFDTGVAVNVSGVQFQNGRLPETVASVLCETGLEPSRLEIEITESVLLLEKSSAVDQLRCLQELGVRIALDDFGTGYSSLSYLRTFPFNKLKMDRSFVQNLDRADAMAIVRTIANLGKSLGISTTAEGIETEEQLQRVVQEGFTQIQGYFYGRPIPASRVLETYFNSQSRLTVPC is encoded by the coding sequence ATGTTAGCTACAAAGACATACTCACATCGTGTGTTGATCGTCGACGACAATCCATCGATTCACGATGACTTTATGAAAGTATTCGGGGAACAACCGACTGAGCTACCAGACCTCGAGGACTTCGATCCCGATGATCCGATGGGATTCGAAAACGGTGCAGAAGGCACCACGTCTGCGCTTCGGTTTGTTTCCGCACATCAAGGCCAAGAGGCAATTGAACTGGTGCGTACTGCGTCTCAAAATGGCGATCCATTCTCTTTGGCCTTTGTCGACATGCGGATGCCACCTGGAATGGACGGACTGGAAACCGTCGCCAAACTATGGGAGATAGATCCTGAGTTGCAGATCGTTATCTGCACCGCATATAGCGATCACTCGTGGGAGGATGCTATCAAAGTGCTTGGCCGCACGCACAACCTTTTGATCTTGAAGAAACCGTTCGACGACGTTGAAGTGCTTCAAATGGCGGAAGCGTTGACCTGCAAGTGGGCAGCTAGTCGCGAAGCTGGTATCAAACAGTGGCAGTTGGAAGAGCTTGTAAGGGAACGCACTGCAGAACTCGAGCGTGCGGCACTGCACGACGCACTGACGGGACTGGCAAATCGATTGAAGTTCAATGACCGATTGGCCGCGTCGTTGCGTTCTTGCCAAGTGAGCAGTGAGCCGGTCGCTGTCATGATCATCGACTTGGACGAGTTCAAGTACATCAACGATACGCTAGGGCACCCAGCAGGAGACGATCTGATTCGTGTCATTGCTCAACGACTCACGTCGGTGATCGGGACGCATGGTCTTGTTGCACGGTACGGCGGCGACGAGTTCGCCATTATCCTCGATTCCATTCCAAAGGGACGATGCATCGAGAGCTATATTAATGCTCTTCAAGAGGCAATATCGGAGCAGGTCTTCCTCGAGGGTAGTCCCTATCGGGTAAGTTCGAGCCTGGGTATCGCAGTAGCACCGGGTGATGGTACCGACTCGTCTGAGTTGATTTGCAATGCGGATATTGCACTCTATCGTGCCAAAGGGGAAGGCAGAGATTGCGCGAGATTCTTTGAACCTGGAATGGATGATCAATTACACCAGCATCGTCAATGGGAATTGATGTTGAGGGAGGCCATAGAAATGAATCAATTCCAACTCCATTATCAACCCTTGGTCTCACCCGATTTAACCCGAATCAATTCATTCGAAGCTTTACTTCGGTGGCAGCATCCTGAATTAGGCCTCATTCCACCAGACCGCTTCATTCCATTGGCAGAGGAGACGAAGTTAATCACTTCCATTGGTGAGTGGGTTCTTCGGCAAGCCTGTCGCGACGCAATGACGTGGCCCTTTGATACTGGCGTGGCAGTCAATGTTTCGGGCGTCCAATTCCAGAATGGTCGGTTACCGGAGACGGTAGCAAGCGTTTTGTGCGAAACCGGGTTGGAGCCGAGTAGACTCGAAATCGAAATCACCGAGTCAGTCCTACTTCTTGAGAAATCGAGTGCGGTCGATCAGCTTCGTTGCTTGCAAGAACTCGGCGTTCGCATTGCCTTGGATGATTTTGGAACGGGTTACTCCTCGCTCAGCTATTTGCGAACCTTCCCATTCAATAAACTGAAGATGGACAGGTCATTTGTTCAAAACCTCGACCGGGCCGACGCAATGGCGATCGTTCGCACTATTGCCAATCTTGGAAAGAGCCTCGGGATATCCACGACGGCAGAGGGGATTGAAACAGAAGAACAATTGCAACGTGTTGTCCAAGAAGGATTTACTCAAATTCAAGGCTATTTCTACGGACGGCCGATTCCCGCCTCTCGTGTTTTAGAGACTTACTTCAACTCCCAATCGCGTTTGACCGTGCCTTGCTAA